The following proteins are encoded in a genomic region of Cryptomeria japonica chromosome 11, Sugi_1.0, whole genome shotgun sequence:
- the LOC131034066 gene encoding aminotransferase-like protein FGM3 isoform X2 — translation MVVYLSSAPVCSIFCSGLPGLQPAFSINMNKAVAHTVSYNTQMNGAYNRLRKHFSYFDAEKNQNFPIYLENSGSSQCPDVVIDSMSNYMRSKYVQIGAGYELSMRAKGVVDSAHNFMKTFVNADEVGEVALGPSSSQLLKNLSYCYWNFVEEGDEVIVHGANHEANAGPWVKLAKEKGLKLKFWMVNEDFSSNLESLGKLLSTKTRILAVPHVSNVLGEILDLEKLVEFVREKVGSKRTRVIVDGVAFAPHGAIDVAKWGVDWYVLSTYKVCGPHMSVLFGTNDAFNEIKDEMPNFFFIPNHDFSSKFELGCLNHEGCAGILALKQYLQLLAQEEECLNLDASEEVDSIKNVQKQFSAIKVDDSSIFDRELVKAAFRTVKLLEKPLQSALISYLRSRSDVRIVGPDDADGERRVPTISFVHRRKKSSDIAQALYKMGFAIRNGHMYSYRLISALCSSGLLCDNNVSEGVVRISMMHYNTPTELVSLYQ, via the exons ATGGTTGTATATTTATCATCTGCACCTGTATGCTCAATATTCTGTTCTG GCCTACCGGGGCTTCAACCAGCTTTCTCAATAAACATGAATAAGGCAGTGGCACACACAGTCTCATACAACACCCAAATGAATGGAGCCTACAACAGGCTCAGGAAGCACTTCTCCTACTTTGATGCAGAAAAAAACCAAAATTTTCCAATTTACCTGGAAAATTCAGGGAGTAGCCAGTGTCCTGATGTGGTGATAGATTCCATGTCTAATTACATGAGATCTAAGTATGTTCAAATAGGAGCTGGATATGAACTTTCCATGAGAGCAAAGGGGGTGGTAGATTCTGCTCATAATTTCATGAAGACCTTTGTGAACGCTGATGAAGTTGGAGAGGTTGCATTAGGACCTTCATCTTCTCAGCTTTTGAAAAATTTGAGTTACTGTTACTGGAATTTTGTCGAGGAAGGAGATGAAGTGATTGTTCATGGGGCCAATCATGAAGCAAATGCTGGTCCGTGGGTTAAACTCGCAAAGGAGAAAGGGCTAAAGCTCAAATTTTGGATGGTGAATGAAGATTTCAGCTCAAACTTGGAATCTCTTGGTAAGCTCTTATCCACTAAGACTAGAATCCTAGCAGTCCCGCATGTTTCCAACGTTTTGGGAGAAATCCTGGATTTGGAAAAATTAGTGGAATTTGTTAGGGAGAAAGTAGGATCCAAGAGAACCAGAGTGATTGTGGATGGTGTGGCCTTTGCCCCACATGGAGCAATTGACGTAGCAAAGTGGGGTGTTGATTGGTATGTTTTAAGCACATACAAGGTTTGTGGGCCTCACATGTCTGTTCTCTTTGGAACCAATGATGCCTTTAATGAAATCAAGGATGAAATGCCCAATTTCTTTTTCATTCCCAATCATGACTTCAGCAGTAAATTTGAACTTGGATGCCTTAATCATGAGGGTTGTGCAGGGATTCTCGCCCTCAAACAGTATCTACAACTTCTGGCGCAGGAAGAAGAGTGCTTAAATTTGGATGCTTCTGAAGAGGTTGACTCAATTAAAAATGTTCAAAAGCAATTTTCTGCTATAAAAGTTGACGATTCTTCTATCTTTGATAGAGAGTTAGTCAAAGCTGCTTTCCGTACAGTTAAATTGTTGGAGAAACCCTTGCAAAGTGCATTGATTAGTTATCTTAGATCAAGATCAGATGTCCGAATCGTAGGACCTGATGATGCAGATGGAGAACGCAGGGTTCCCACCATCTCTTTTGTCCACAGGAGGAAGAAATCATCTGACATTGCTCAAGCTCTTTACAAAATGGGTTTTGCAATTAGGAATGGACATATGTATTCCTACAGGCTTATCTCAGCTTTATGTTCGTCTGGCCTTCTATGCGACAACAATGTAAGCGAGGGTGTAGTGAGAATTTCAATGATGCATTACAATACTCCTACTGAG TTAGTTTCGCTTTATCAGTAG
- the LOC131034066 gene encoding aminotransferase-like protein FGM3 isoform X1: MVVYLSSAPVCSIFCSGLPGLQPAFSINMNKAVAHTVSYNTQMNGAYNRLRKHFSYFDAEKNQNFPIYLENSGSSQCPDVVIDSMSNYMRSKYVQIGAGYELSMRAKGVVDSAHNFMKTFVNADEVGEVALGPSSSQLLKNLSYCYWNFVEEGDEVIVHGANHEANAGPWVKLAKEKGLKLKFWMVNEDFSSNLESLGKLLSTKTRILAVPHVSNVLGEILDLEKLVEFVREKVGSKRTRVIVDGVAFAPHGAIDVAKWGVDWYVLSTYKVCGPHMSVLFGTNDAFNEIKDEMPNFFFIPNHDFSSKFELGCLNHEGCAGILALKQYLQLLAQEEECLNLDASEEVDSIKNVQKQFSAIKVDDSSIFDRELVKAAFRTVKLLEKPLQSALISYLRSRSDVRIVGPDDADGERRVPTISFVHRRKKSSDIAQALYKMGFAIRNGHMYSYRLISALCSSGLLCDNNVSEGVVRISMMHYNTPTEVSSLISCLNDIL; the protein is encoded by the exons ATGGTTGTATATTTATCATCTGCACCTGTATGCTCAATATTCTGTTCTG GCCTACCGGGGCTTCAACCAGCTTTCTCAATAAACATGAATAAGGCAGTGGCACACACAGTCTCATACAACACCCAAATGAATGGAGCCTACAACAGGCTCAGGAAGCACTTCTCCTACTTTGATGCAGAAAAAAACCAAAATTTTCCAATTTACCTGGAAAATTCAGGGAGTAGCCAGTGTCCTGATGTGGTGATAGATTCCATGTCTAATTACATGAGATCTAAGTATGTTCAAATAGGAGCTGGATATGAACTTTCCATGAGAGCAAAGGGGGTGGTAGATTCTGCTCATAATTTCATGAAGACCTTTGTGAACGCTGATGAAGTTGGAGAGGTTGCATTAGGACCTTCATCTTCTCAGCTTTTGAAAAATTTGAGTTACTGTTACTGGAATTTTGTCGAGGAAGGAGATGAAGTGATTGTTCATGGGGCCAATCATGAAGCAAATGCTGGTCCGTGGGTTAAACTCGCAAAGGAGAAAGGGCTAAAGCTCAAATTTTGGATGGTGAATGAAGATTTCAGCTCAAACTTGGAATCTCTTGGTAAGCTCTTATCCACTAAGACTAGAATCCTAGCAGTCCCGCATGTTTCCAACGTTTTGGGAGAAATCCTGGATTTGGAAAAATTAGTGGAATTTGTTAGGGAGAAAGTAGGATCCAAGAGAACCAGAGTGATTGTGGATGGTGTGGCCTTTGCCCCACATGGAGCAATTGACGTAGCAAAGTGGGGTGTTGATTGGTATGTTTTAAGCACATACAAGGTTTGTGGGCCTCACATGTCTGTTCTCTTTGGAACCAATGATGCCTTTAATGAAATCAAGGATGAAATGCCCAATTTCTTTTTCATTCCCAATCATGACTTCAGCAGTAAATTTGAACTTGGATGCCTTAATCATGAGGGTTGTGCAGGGATTCTCGCCCTCAAACAGTATCTACAACTTCTGGCGCAGGAAGAAGAGTGCTTAAATTTGGATGCTTCTGAAGAGGTTGACTCAATTAAAAATGTTCAAAAGCAATTTTCTGCTATAAAAGTTGACGATTCTTCTATCTTTGATAGAGAGTTAGTCAAAGCTGCTTTCCGTACAGTTAAATTGTTGGAGAAACCCTTGCAAAGTGCATTGATTAGTTATCTTAGATCAAGATCAGATGTCCGAATCGTAGGACCTGATGATGCAGATGGAGAACGCAGGGTTCCCACCATCTCTTTTGTCCACAGGAGGAAGAAATCATCTGACATTGCTCAAGCTCTTTACAAAATGGGTTTTGCAATTAGGAATGGACATATGTATTCCTACAGGCTTATCTCAGCTTTATGTTCGTCTGGCCTTCTATGCGACAACAATGTAAGCGAGGGTGTAGTGAGAATTTCAATGATGCATTACAATACTCCTACTGAGGTTTCTTCTCTCATCTCTTGTTTGAATGACATTCTGTAA